The following are encoded together in the Pedobacter steynii genome:
- a CDS encoding efflux RND transporter periplasmic adaptor subunit, which translates to MRTNTTKNTMILAGSLALLSIINGCTASAKKEAVTAEKKPVIATFKLEKEKLSTALQLPGELSAFQQVDLYAKVSSFVKTLKVDIGSEVTKGQLLMTLEAPETNSQLAAAQSRLKAQEALYTASKANYDRLYETSKTPGTISKNDLDQAVARRNSDLAQFEAAKASYKEVSNIRDYLEIRAPFNGIITARNVNLGAYVGPSGKGSEFPLFTLQEQKNLRLAVSIPEVYTGYLKDGHEVTFSVKSMPEKIFTAKVKRLSGALDLRLRSERVEIDVPNTSKELLPGMVAEVHIPLPANASTFTVPRKAVLETAEGIFVWKVVGNKAVKVNVKKGRLTDDKTEIFGELNAGDEIVTEPSEELREGNVIKP; encoded by the coding sequence ATGAGAACTAACACCACAAAAAATACGATGATCTTAGCAGGGAGCTTAGCCCTGTTGAGCATCATTAACGGCTGTACGGCCAGCGCAAAGAAAGAAGCCGTAACTGCAGAAAAAAAGCCTGTTATCGCTACTTTTAAACTGGAAAAGGAAAAACTTTCCACCGCTTTACAGCTTCCGGGAGAACTGAGCGCCTTCCAGCAGGTAGACCTATATGCCAAGGTGAGCAGCTTTGTGAAGACTTTAAAGGTTGACATCGGATCGGAGGTGACTAAAGGCCAGTTATTGATGACACTGGAAGCTCCTGAAACCAATTCACAGCTTGCTGCTGCACAATCCAGATTGAAAGCCCAGGAAGCTTTGTATACCGCCAGTAAAGCAAATTACGACCGCCTGTACGAAACGAGTAAAACTCCAGGAACGATCTCCAAGAACGACCTGGACCAGGCTGTTGCGCGCAGAAACTCTGATCTTGCTCAATTTGAAGCCGCTAAAGCTTCTTATAAAGAAGTGAGCAATATCAGGGATTATCTCGAAATAAGGGCTCCTTTTAACGGCATCATCACCGCAAGGAATGTGAATTTAGGTGCCTATGTCGGCCCCTCGGGAAAAGGATCTGAATTTCCCTTGTTCACCTTACAGGAACAGAAAAACCTTCGTCTGGCGGTTTCAATTCCGGAAGTGTATACCGGCTATCTGAAAGATGGACATGAAGTGACCTTCAGTGTAAAGTCTATGCCGGAAAAAATCTTTACCGCAAAAGTTAAACGCTTGTCCGGTGCTTTAGACTTGCGCCTGCGTTCAGAAAGGGTGGAGATAGATGTGCCCAATACCAGCAAAGAACTCTTACCTGGAATGGTAGCAGAGGTTCATATTCCGCTTCCTGCGAATGCAAGTACCTTTACTGTTCCCCGAAAAGCAGTCCTGGAAACCGCCGAAGGAATTTTTGTCTGGAAGGTGGTAGGAAATAAAGCCGTAAAGGTAAACGTTAAAAAAGGCAGGTTAACAGATGATAAAACCGAGATTTTTGGTGAACTTAATGCTGGTGATGAAATTGTTACGGAACCATCTGAAGAACTTCGTGAAGGTAACGTGATCAAACCGTAA
- a CDS encoding helix-turn-helix domain-containing protein, with amino-acid sequence MLTKNLDLNLAHKTQSLQDYYDWLKEIRPDIRIPNLEMVNDIGHFGVFKRSTVCTLHPTPYNRRDFYKISLIIGSGTLHYPNQRIEVNGRALLFTNPNIPYAWECTSDTQSGYFCLFTENFIHKRNESLRESLLWRIHDCPMININEQQEKTFMDIFMKMMDELDGEYVHKYEMLRNYIHLIVHEALKVRPADTYFKENNASVRLTSLFLELLERQFPIGSTDHVLELRTAHDFAHKLSVHVNHLNHAVKEVTGRTTSEHISRRIATEAIALLKHTEWNVAQIAYCLGFEYPANFNIFFKRQMQATPKSFRQVG; translated from the coding sequence ATGTTAACTAAAAACCTAGACCTGAATTTAGCGCATAAGACGCAAAGTCTTCAGGATTACTATGACTGGCTAAAGGAGATCCGTCCGGATATCCGTATTCCTAATTTAGAGATGGTGAATGATATCGGCCATTTTGGTGTTTTTAAAAGGTCTACTGTGTGTACCTTACATCCAACGCCTTATAACCGCAGGGACTTTTATAAAATCTCCCTCATTATAGGTTCCGGTACCCTTCACTATCCAAATCAACGGATAGAAGTAAACGGCAGAGCACTGTTGTTCACAAATCCCAATATCCCGTATGCATGGGAATGTACCTCTGATACCCAATCGGGTTACTTTTGCCTGTTCACAGAAAATTTCATCCATAAAAGAAATGAGAGCCTGAGGGAGTCCCTGCTGTGGAGAATTCACGATTGCCCGATGATCAATATCAACGAACAACAGGAAAAGACCTTTATGGACATCTTTATGAAGATGATGGACGAATTGGATGGGGAATATGTACATAAATATGAAATGCTGCGCAATTACATTCATCTCATTGTGCATGAAGCTTTAAAAGTAAGGCCAGCAGATACTTATTTCAAAGAGAATAACGCTTCGGTAAGGCTGACTTCCCTGTTTCTGGAGCTTTTGGAACGTCAGTTTCCTATCGGCTCCACGGATCATGTTCTGGAACTCAGAACTGCACACGATTTTGCGCATAAGCTTTCGGTACATGTGAACCATTTGAACCATGCGGTGAAAGAAGTAACCGGCAGAACCACCTCAGAACATATTTCCAGAAGAATTGCTACCGAAGCTATTGCACTGTTGAAACATACGGAATGGAATGTGGCTCAGATTGCCTATTGCCTCGGTTTCGAATATCCGGCTAACTTCAATATATTTTTCAAAAGACAAATGCAGGCTACGCCGAAATCGTTCCGCCAGGTAGGCTAA
- a CDS encoding DUF6370 family protein — MKKIIVFMFFACFAIAAQAQEKVKKEAVTSAKEKTQVVEAACGECKFGMEGKECDLAVRIGGHAYFVDGTGLDDHGDAHAKDGFCNKIRKAEVTGKVVDGRFKATSFKLLKEKKADK, encoded by the coding sequence ATGAAAAAGATAATTGTCTTTATGTTTTTTGCCTGCTTTGCCATTGCTGCCCAGGCGCAGGAGAAAGTGAAAAAGGAAGCTGTTACATCGGCCAAAGAAAAAACTCAGGTGGTAGAAGCTGCTTGTGGGGAATGTAAATTCGGCATGGAAGGAAAAGAATGTGACCTTGCTGTTCGTATTGGTGGGCATGCTTATTTTGTGGATGGAACGGGTCTTGACGACCACGGTGATGCGCATGCAAAAGATGGTTTTTGCAATAAAATCAGAAAAGCTGAAGTTACCGGTAAAGTGGTTGATGGCCGGTTTAAAGCCACGTCTTTTAAACTTTTGAAAGAGAAAAAAGCAGATAAATAA
- a CDS encoding serine hydrolase domain-containing protein, whose translation MFIRKPKSTYIFLITLFFIIVGLVSCKVARFVYYNFADIGDYKKFPSRSLNNTGQKFSFYQTEKGKFPKNINPDQHGEVPFDQYLEENNTVAFMIIQNDTIQYEKYFQGYNQAAIVPSFSMAKSVTSILIGCAINDGLIKSINEPVTNYIPELRKNGFEKVTLEHLLQMTSGLQFNEGYSNPFGEVATFYYGTNLRKATTELKLKRAPGEAFEYVSGNPQILGLVLERALKTKNITAYLQEKIWQPLGMEYEASWSLDKKNNGLEKTFCCINARARDFAKIGRLYLNKGNWNGQQIVPESWVRQSTKVDTSKGSAWYYQYQWWLPTKNGDFMAAGILGQYIYVNPAKNLIIVRLGKNKGTANWEQTFVNIATGY comes from the coding sequence ATGTTTATAAGAAAACCAAAAAGTACTTACATCTTCCTGATTACCCTATTTTTTATCATCGTTGGTCTCGTTTCCTGTAAAGTTGCCCGTTTTGTCTATTACAATTTTGCAGATATTGGAGATTATAAAAAATTTCCATCCCGAAGTTTAAACAACACCGGTCAGAAATTCTCTTTCTATCAAACAGAAAAGGGCAAATTTCCAAAAAACATCAATCCTGATCAGCATGGAGAAGTTCCCTTTGATCAATATCTGGAAGAGAACAATACTGTAGCGTTTATGATCATTCAGAACGACACCATTCAATATGAAAAATATTTCCAGGGTTACAATCAGGCGGCTATTGTTCCCTCCTTTTCTATGGCAAAGTCTGTTACCTCTATCCTGATTGGTTGTGCCATCAATGATGGTCTCATTAAATCAATAAATGAACCCGTTACCAATTATATTCCCGAATTAAGAAAAAATGGTTTTGAGAAAGTCACACTCGAACATCTTTTACAAATGACGTCCGGATTGCAATTCAATGAAGGTTATAGCAATCCATTTGGGGAAGTAGCCACTTTCTATTACGGTACAAATCTAAGAAAAGCTACCACCGAATTAAAACTCAAACGAGCCCCGGGTGAAGCCTTCGAATATGTAAGCGGAAACCCTCAGATACTTGGATTGGTACTGGAAAGGGCATTAAAGACCAAAAACATCACAGCCTACCTACAGGAAAAAATATGGCAGCCATTGGGTATGGAATATGAGGCCAGCTGGAGTCTGGACAAAAAGAATAATGGACTGGAAAAAACTTTTTGCTGTATCAATGCCAGAGCCAGAGATTTCGCCAAGATCGGCCGGCTTTACCTGAATAAAGGAAATTGGAACGGCCAGCAGATCGTACCTGAAAGCTGGGTCAGACAATCTACAAAAGTAGATACCAGCAAAGGCAGCGCCTGGTATTATCAATACCAATGGTGGCTGCCCACAAAAAACGGTGATTTTATGGCAGCCGGCATATTAGGACAATACATCTATGTAAATCCGGCTAAAAACCTAATCATTGTGAGGCTGGGTAAGAACAAAGGAACAGCGAATTGGGAACAAACCTTTGTCAATATTGCAACTGGATATTAG
- a CDS encoding GNAT family N-acetyltransferase, translating into MSVSKASIADLSEILTLVNITYRGESSTKGWTNENSFIGGDIRVDEEALTTYLTNPDICILKYTDANRQIIGCVNLHKKEGKVHLGMFAVNPELQSAGIGSTLLKAAEVHAKEVNCKVINLTVIAGRDELIRYYERRNYINTGNSFPFPIEHHRFGIPLKEVILMEMEKSIE; encoded by the coding sequence ATGTCAGTTTCAAAAGCTTCAATTGCCGATTTATCAGAAATATTAACGTTAGTAAATATCACCTACAGAGGGGAATCTTCTACAAAAGGGTGGACTAATGAAAATTCTTTTATTGGAGGGGATATCAGAGTTGACGAAGAAGCTTTAACAACCTACCTTACCAATCCAGACATCTGCATTTTAAAATATACAGATGCAAACCGACAGATTATCGGCTGTGTGAATTTACATAAAAAGGAAGGAAAGGTACATCTGGGCATGTTTGCCGTGAATCCGGAACTTCAATCTGCTGGAATTGGAAGTACCTTATTGAAGGCCGCTGAAGTACATGCCAAAGAGGTAAACTGTAAGGTAATTAATCTGACTGTGATAGCAGGCAGGGACGAATTAATAAGGTATTACGAGAGAAGAAACTATATAAATACGGGGAACAGCTTTCCTTTTCCTATTGAGCACCATAGGTTTGGTATCCCATTAAAAGAGGTAATATTGATGGAAATGGAAAAATCTATCGAATAA
- a CDS encoding aminopeptidase P family protein, with the protein MFHKNEYIERRKQLATQFNSGILLFLGNEESPMNFFDNTYHFRQDSTFLYYFGIQEPGLNAIIDIDEDKVILFGDEMSMDAIVWMGRQKTLRAKADDSGITLVSPAVQLETYIASAKGRKVHFLPPYRAEAKIKLAGLLNLNINQLNEAVSVPFIKAVVAQRSVKSAVELVELDRASEISADMHLKAMQMARPGMTENEIAAAVHQVALNAGGQLSYPIILSVDGHILHNHSHRNTLKEGDMVLNDSGAETPMGYAGDLTRTFPAGKKFLPAQKDAYNIVLHAYQEAVKALKPGVRYIDIHYKSCLSLAEGLKSLGLMKGNLEDAVGQGAHALFFQCGTGHMMGLDVHDMENLGEQYVGYTDELKKNTTQFGLKSLRLGKALESGYVLTIEPGLYFIPELIDQWKETNQFSEFINYDKVEEYRNFGGIRVEDDYVVTDNGSRQLGKQLAISVDEVEAIRSNAF; encoded by the coding sequence ATGTTTCATAAAAACGAATATATAGAAAGAAGAAAACAACTCGCTACGCAATTCAACTCCGGAATCCTGCTCTTTTTAGGAAATGAAGAGAGTCCGATGAACTTCTTTGATAACACTTATCATTTCAGACAAGACAGTACTTTTCTTTATTACTTTGGAATTCAGGAACCAGGGCTCAATGCCATCATCGATATAGATGAAGATAAAGTGATCCTGTTTGGGGATGAGATGAGTATGGATGCCATCGTATGGATGGGCAGACAAAAGACACTTCGTGCAAAGGCAGACGATTCGGGTATCACCCTGGTTTCTCCAGCTGTGCAACTGGAAACCTATATTGCCTCCGCAAAGGGAAGAAAGGTTCATTTCCTGCCGCCATACCGTGCCGAAGCTAAGATAAAACTGGCCGGTTTACTGAATCTTAATATCAATCAATTAAACGAAGCGGTATCTGTTCCTTTTATCAAGGCGGTTGTTGCTCAGCGTTCTGTAAAATCTGCAGTAGAACTTGTGGAGCTCGACAGAGCTTCTGAGATTTCGGCAGACATGCACCTTAAAGCCATGCAAATGGCAAGACCAGGGATGACGGAAAATGAAATCGCAGCTGCGGTTCATCAGGTGGCTTTAAACGCCGGCGGACAACTTTCTTACCCGATTATTTTAAGTGTTGACGGGCATATCCTGCACAACCATTCTCATAGGAATACGCTGAAAGAAGGGGATATGGTGCTAAATGATTCTGGTGCAGAAACGCCAATGGGTTATGCCGGCGACCTTACCCGTACTTTTCCGGCGGGAAAAAAATTCCTTCCGGCACAAAAGGATGCGTATAACATCGTACTTCATGCCTATCAGGAAGCGGTAAAAGCCCTGAAACCCGGAGTGCGTTATATTGATATTCACTATAAATCCTGCCTTAGTCTGGCAGAAGGCCTGAAATCACTTGGACTGATGAAAGGAAATCTGGAAGATGCTGTTGGGCAGGGTGCACATGCCTTGTTCTTTCAATGTGGTACGGGGCATATGATGGGACTGGATGTTCATGACATGGAGAACCTGGGCGAACAATATGTAGGATATACTGATGAATTGAAAAAGAATACCACTCAATTCGGATTAAAATCCCTGAGGTTAGGTAAAGCGCTGGAGTCAGGCTATGTGCTGACCATAGAACCAGGACTTTATTTTATTCCGGAACTGATTGATCAATGGAAAGAAACCAATCAATTTTCAGAGTTTATCAATTATGATAAAGTAGAGGAGTATAGAAACTTTGGAGGAATCCGTGTAGAAGATGATTATGTAGTTACCGATAATGGCTCCCGTCAGTTGGGTAAACAACTTGCAATCTCTGTGGATGAGGTTGAAGCGATAAGAAGTAATGCTTTTTAA